From a region of the Candidatus Zixiibacteriota bacterium genome:
- the accC gene encoding acetyl-CoA carboxylase biotin carboxylase subunit yields the protein MFEKVLIANRGEIALRVIRACRELGLTTVAVYSEADRDALHVRFADEDVCIGPAAPGQSYLDSKRIISAAEVTNAGAIHPGYGFLAENADFAEICESCGITFIGPTPDQIRQLGDKVVAKEMMKKAGVPVIPGSDGIVASYADARRIANEIGYPVMLKAVAGGGGKGMRMCRDDAELERGYHVASTEAANSFGNPDLYLEKLVLNPHHVEFQIIGDTHGNFVHVGERDCSIQRRHQKLIEETPSPLLTPELRQQMGEAAVRGAKMVGYRGVGTIEFLVDSDLNFYFMEMNTRIQVEHPVTEEAYDIDLVKEQIKVAMGHKLSLRQEELKPLWAAMECRVNAEDVDKDFRPTPGRITGLHIPGGPGVRVDRAVYTGYSITPYYDSMIAKLIVKAHTREEVVVRMKRALTEFVVDGVPTTIPFHKKILADPKFAAGQYDLTFVEKFVANDPAKKKPESSSVTLVRPGEEVIEDKPAVMTGDDKAAELSAKE from the coding sequence TTGTTCGAGAAAGTTCTCATAGCTAATCGTGGAGAAATTGCCCTGCGAGTGATTCGCGCATGTCGTGAACTTGGCTTGACCACAGTGGCAGTGTATTCCGAGGCTGATCGCGATGCCCTTCATGTCCGCTTTGCGGACGAGGATGTCTGCATCGGTCCGGCGGCTCCCGGTCAATCATATTTGGATTCGAAGCGAATTATTTCTGCGGCCGAAGTTACCAACGCCGGAGCGATTCATCCCGGGTATGGTTTTTTGGCGGAAAATGCGGATTTCGCGGAGATATGTGAATCCTGCGGCATCACCTTCATCGGCCCAACCCCGGACCAGATTCGGCAGTTGGGTGACAAGGTAGTCGCTAAGGAGATGATGAAAAAAGCCGGAGTGCCGGTGATCCCGGGTTCGGACGGTATCGTGGCCAGTTATGCCGATGCCCGTCGTATAGCCAATGAGATTGGCTATCCGGTCATGCTTAAGGCGGTGGCCGGCGGCGGCGGTAAGGGGATGCGGATGTGTCGCGATGATGCCGAGCTGGAGCGCGGCTATCATGTAGCCTCGACCGAAGCGGCCAATTCATTCGGAAATCCGGACCTGTACCTGGAGAAACTGGTGCTCAACCCGCACCATGTGGAATTCCAGATCATCGGCGACACACACGGCAATTTCGTGCATGTGGGGGAGCGTGATTGCTCGATTCAACGACGACACCAGAAGCTGATCGAAGAGACACCTTCGCCGTTACTCACCCCCGAATTGCGCCAACAAATGGGTGAGGCGGCGGTGCGAGGGGCGAAGATGGTTGGCTATCGCGGCGTCGGTACGATCGAATTTCTGGTCGACAGTGATCTCAATTTCTACTTCATGGAAATGAATACCCGTATCCAGGTTGAGCATCCTGTCACTGAAGAGGCTTATGATATCGATCTGGTCAAGGAGCAGATCAAGGTTGCCATGGGGCATAAATTGTCACTTCGCCAGGAAGAACTAAAACCACTCTGGGCAGCGATGGAGTGCCGGGTTAACGCCGAGGATGTCGACAAGGATTTCCGTCCGACTCCGGGTCGGATTACCGGATTGCATATTCCGGGTGGACCGGGCGTGCGGGTGGATCGGGCCGTTTATACCGGTTATTCCATAACGCCGTATTACGATTCCATGATCGCGAAGCTGATTGTCAAGGCTCACACGCGTGAAGAGGTCGTGGTGCGGATGAAACGTGCCTTGACGGAGTTTGTCGTCGACGGTGTCCCGACCACAATACCTTTTCATAAAAAAATACTGGCCGACCCGAAATTCGCAGCCGGTCAATACGATCTGACCTTTGTTGAGAAGTTCGTTGCGAACGATCCCGCTAAAAAAAAGCCTGAAAGTTCGTCCGTGACTCTGGTGCGACCGGGGGAGGAAGTAATAGAGGATAAACCGGCCGTAATGACCGGTGATGATAAAGCGGCCGAACTCTCGGCCAAGGAATAA
- a CDS encoding thioredoxin domain-containing protein produces MQLTKFALIGMALIVLAISCGESSRPNKPVYASLAEAQADMDPADKYVVIDFYTDWCTWCKRLDTLVFVDSTVKDFFANDMMLVRLNAEEDTVTAQTFHVSGYPTLVMVDKDGNEVDRLVGYLDPEPFLQTWRDYAQGIGTLDDLLSKAETSGERNLYMEIAEKYKYRGGSDDAHTWYEKVVAEAPEPDSMAGEARLALADMIRRAKDYNAAIAEYDLIAKDFADFPAGDEAQIWAGITARQAGDTTNAIKRFEKYVKDNPDADSNNLGYVKEQIEKLKNPPPPKEEPGK; encoded by the coding sequence ATGCAGTTAACCAAATTCGCCTTGATCGGAATGGCCTTGATCGTTCTGGCGATTTCGTGCGGTGAATCGAGCCGCCCCAATAAGCCGGTTTATGCCAGTCTGGCTGAGGCTCAGGCTGATATGGACCCGGCCGATAAGTACGTCGTGATCGACTTCTACACGGATTGGTGTACCTGGTGCAAGCGCCTCGATACTTTGGTCTTCGTTGACTCGACCGTCAAAGATTTCTTCGCCAACGATATGATGTTAGTGCGACTCAACGCCGAAGAGGACACTGTCACGGCGCAGACTTTTCATGTGAGCGGCTATCCTACTTTAGTGATGGTTGACAAAGACGGCAACGAGGTGGACCGTTTAGTCGGTTATCTCGATCCCGAGCCGTTTCTCCAGACCTGGCGTGATTATGCCCAGGGAATCGGTACGCTCGATGACCTGTTGTCCAAAGCTGAAACCAGCGGTGAGCGCAATCTCTATATGGAGATCGCGGAGAAGTATAAATACCGTGGCGGTTCGGACGATGCCCACACCTGGTATGAGAAGGTGGTTGCCGAAGCGCCGGAGCCGGATTCAATGGCCGGTGAAGCTCGCCTGGCCCTGGCGGACATGATTCGTCGCGCCAAGGACTACAATGCCGCCATCGCCGAGTACGATCTGATTGCCAAAGATTTTGCCGACTTCCCAGCCGGTGATGAGGCTCAGATTTGGGCCGGTATCACCGCGCGTCAGGCCGGTGATACGACCAATGCGATCAAGCGTTTCGAGAAGTACGTGAAAGATAATCCCGATGCGGATTCGAATAATTTGGGTTATGTAAAGGAACAGATAGAGAAGCTTAAAAACCCGCCTCCGCCCAAGGAAGAACCGGGTAAATAA
- a CDS encoding type IV pilus twitching motility protein PilT, protein MNLKQMLVEMLGRKASDLHIRVGNRPHLRVNGRLEPIATDPVTIDQIDQIVQQILNEKQLERFNAKHEMDLALSVAKLGRFRINLFRQRGTSGIAIRAVNTQVPSFEELNLPEVIEKIAAEHRGLIIITGTTGSGKSTTLAAMIEKMNAIRSDNIMTVEDPIEYIYRDKSSIISQREVGGDTDTFASALRHAFRQDPDVILIGEVRDLETMSIALTAADTGHLVLTTLHTMNVVETITRVVSFFPPHQHQQIRLLLAGTLKAIICQRLLARADMPGRVPALEIMINSGAIRECIMDPEKTVEIHELMEQGQVQYGMQTFDQGIMKLYKKGLISFEEAMAHASNPDDFDLRVRGITSSADRWSGDEGTESSNKSRSGGSTEGFNKF, encoded by the coding sequence ATGAATCTCAAACAGATGTTGGTTGAAATGCTCGGGCGGAAAGCCTCCGACTTGCACATTCGAGTCGGTAACCGTCCTCACTTGAGAGTTAACGGACGACTCGAACCGATTGCGACCGACCCGGTGACAATCGACCAGATTGATCAGATCGTTCAGCAGATTCTCAACGAAAAACAACTCGAGAGATTTAACGCCAAACACGAGATGGATCTGGCCCTCTCGGTGGCCAAGCTAGGCCGTTTTCGTATCAACCTGTTCCGGCAGCGCGGAACTTCGGGTATCGCTATCCGTGCCGTCAATACGCAGGTTCCCTCATTCGAGGAACTCAATTTGCCGGAGGTTATCGAGAAAATAGCGGCCGAGCACCGAGGACTGATCATTATCACCGGTACGACCGGCTCCGGTAAATCAACGACATTGGCGGCCATGATCGAGAAGATGAATGCGATACGTTCGGATAACATCATGACGGTTGAAGACCCGATTGAGTATATTTATCGCGATAAGAGCTCGATCATTTCGCAACGTGAAGTAGGTGGTGACACCGACACTTTCGCATCGGCTTTGCGACATGCTTTCCGCCAGGATCCCGATGTTATTCTGATCGGTGAAGTTCGCGATCTCGAAACGATGTCTATCGCCCTGACCGCAGCCGATACCGGTCATCTGGTGCTGACGACGCTGCACACTATGAACGTAGTCGAGACGATAACCCGTGTTGTGTCGTTTTTCCCGCCTCATCAGCATCAGCAAATACGGCTTCTTCTGGCCGGTACTCTCAAGGCGATTATCTGCCAGCGTCTTCTGGCGCGTGCCGATATGCCGGGGCGAGTTCCGGCGCTGGAGATCATGATCAATTCCGGCGCGATTCGTGAGTGCATTATGGATCCGGAAAAGACTGTCGAGATTCACGAACTGATGGAGCAGGGGCAGGTGCAGTACGGAATGCAGACATTCGATCAGGGTATCATGAAGCTTTACAAGAAAGGATTGATATCGTTCGAAGAAGCAATGGCGCATGCTTCCAATCCGGACGACTTCGATCTACGTGTCCGCGGCATCACCAGCAGCGCTGATCGCTGGTCCGGAGATGAGGGGACGGAATCATCCAACAAGTCCCGAAGCGGTGGATCAACGGAAGGATTTAACAAGTTCTGA
- the gcvH gene encoding glycine cleavage system protein GcvH → MNVPDDLKYTEEHEWLRVDGNIATVGITDYAQGELGDVVFVELPEVGAAVERMAPFGTIEAVKAVSELFAPVSGKVAEINSALEDDPMQVNNDPYGTGWMIKIEMSDAGELDQMLDAAAYADHVKSL, encoded by the coding sequence TTGAACGTCCCTGACGATCTTAAATACACTGAAGAACACGAGTGGTTGCGTGTTGACGGCAACATCGCCACCGTGGGAATCACCGATTACGCCCAGGGTGAACTGGGTGATGTCGTATTTGTCGAACTTCCCGAGGTCGGTGCTGCCGTTGAGCGCATGGCTCCGTTTGGAACGATCGAGGCGGTCAAGGCGGTCTCCGAGCTGTTTGCTCCGGTCTCCGGCAAGGTTGCCGAAATCAATTCCGCCCTCGAAGATGATCCGATGCAGGTCAACAACGATCCTTATGGGACCGGCTGGATGATCAAAATTGAAATGTCTGACGCCGGTGAGTTGGATCAGATGTTGGATGCCGCCGCCTACGCCGACCATGTAAAGAGCCTTTAA
- the gcvPB gene encoding aminomethyl-transferring glycine dehydrogenase subunit GcvPB: MDDRILIYDKSVSGRTGFTLPTTGKTEQEILSAIPEKYRRTKEAALPEVTEGEAMRHFIGLSIKNHHIDRGFYPLGSCTMKYNPKLNEAAANMSGFTDHHPLAPCRTAHGILRLMYDLAHDLGEISGFPSVSLQPVAGAHGEFSGLLVMRAYHVSRGDGNKRTRIIIPDSSHGTNPASVSAVGYTTIQVKSNDQGVVAPEAIAEVMDDTVAGMMLTNPNTLGIFETHCAEIAEIVHKGGGLMYLDGANLNANMGIFRPGDVGFDMMHFNLHKTFSTPHGGGGPGAGALGVRADLERFLPAPVLVQKDDGELHFDYDRPDSIGHLHSFNGNFLNMVRAYAYIRTLGGRGLRDASKNAVINANYLKALIREDYEVPYDQPCMHEFVASGSAQKKLGVKTLDISKRLLDFEIHSPTNYFPLIVPEALMIEPTETESVETLDRFASVMKQIAREAKEDPELVLTAPHNTPVRRLDEAGAARTLDVACLGD; the protein is encoded by the coding sequence ATGGACGACAGAATTCTAATCTATGACAAGTCGGTCTCGGGTCGAACCGGTTTCACCCTGCCGACGACCGGCAAGACAGAGCAGGAAATACTCTCGGCTATTCCGGAAAAATACCGACGCACGAAAGAGGCGGCTTTACCGGAGGTAACCGAAGGTGAAGCGATGCGGCACTTCATAGGGCTTTCGATAAAGAATCATCATATCGATCGCGGCTTTTATCCGCTCGGCTCGTGCACGATGAAGTACAACCCGAAACTGAACGAAGCCGCTGCGAATATGAGTGGTTTCACCGATCATCACCCGCTGGCCCCGTGTCGTACCGCTCATGGTATTCTCCGGTTAATGTATGATCTTGCCCATGATCTGGGTGAGATCTCGGGATTCCCTTCGGTCTCCCTGCAGCCGGTCGCGGGAGCGCACGGTGAGTTCTCAGGATTGCTGGTGATGCGGGCTTATCATGTGTCGCGCGGCGATGGTAACAAGCGGACCCGGATCATTATCCCGGATTCATCGCACGGTACTAATCCGGCTTCGGTTTCGGCGGTGGGATATACCACTATTCAGGTTAAGTCCAACGATCAAGGTGTCGTTGCTCCTGAAGCGATTGCCGAGGTAATGGACGACACCGTAGCCGGGATGATGTTGACCAATCCCAACACCCTCGGAATCTTCGAAACGCATTGTGCCGAAATTGCCGAAATCGTTCATAAAGGCGGCGGCCTGATGTATCTCGACGGCGCCAACCTGAATGCCAACATGGGCATCTTCCGCCCCGGCGATGTCGGTTTCGATATGATGCACTTTAATCTCCATAAGACCTTCTCCACCCCGCATGGCGGAGGTGGCCCGGGAGCGGGTGCGCTGGGTGTCAGAGCTGATCTGGAGCGGTTCCTTCCCGCGCCGGTGCTGGTGCAAAAGGACGACGGGGAGTTGCATTTCGACTACGATCGGCCCGATTCGATCGGTCATCTGCACAGCTTCAACGGCAATTTCCTGAATATGGTTCGGGCGTACGCCTACATCCGAACGCTCGGCGGCAGGGGATTACGTGATGCGAGTAAGAACGCCGTGATTAACGCGAACTACCTCAAGGCCTTGATTCGCGAGGATTACGAGGTTCCTTACGATCAGCCCTGTATGCACGAGTTCGTTGCCAGTGGTTCGGCACAGAAGAAGCTCGGCGTCAAAACGCTCGACATTTCGAAGCGTTTGCTCGATTTCGAGATTCATTCACCGACTAACTATTTCCCGCTGATCGTTCCCGAAGCACTCATGATCGAACCGACCGAGACGGAATCGGTAGAAACACTCGACCGTTTTGCTTCAGTGATGAAACAGATCGCTCGTGAGGCAAAGGAAGATCCGGAGTTGGTTTTAACGGCCCCGCACAATACCCCGGTCCGCAGACTCGATGAGGCCGGTGCGGCTCGTACGCTTGATGTCGCCTGCCTGGGCGATTAA
- the gcvPA gene encoding aminomethyl-transferring glycine dehydrogenase subunit GcvPA, with translation MAYIPNTDDDRSRMLKKIGVDSFEQLLTGIPEHLRFKKDLNIPSLSEMELLREIAERAADNRNGLICFAGGGVYDHFIPAALPTIVNRPEYMTAYTPYQAEVAQGTLQVIYEFQSHICRLTGMEVANASMYDGATASAEALLMAARVTRRDKLVVSETVSPLFRDVIATYLSGRDMELVVVPMLDGHTDLDGLKSQVDDKTAAVLIAQPNFFGLIEEAEAVAEIAHNIGAKLVMAVDPISQALLKTPAECGADIVVGEGQPLGMPLSYGGPLLGFFAARKDLVRQVPGRIASRTKDVDGRDGFVLTLQTREQHIRREKATSNICTNQALCATTAAVYLTLMGRQGLKQVALLSAERAQETARAMFALGNFEPYFEGPFVREFAVKTPIPAKQIIQDMVESGVLPGIDAGRWYRSLPNCLIVAATEKRTAQDITCLTSGLKDVVKRHAVSRR, from the coding sequence ATGGCCTACATTCCCAATACCGACGACGATCGCAGCCGCATGCTGAAAAAGATCGGCGTCGACAGTTTTGAGCAATTGCTCACCGGAATTCCGGAGCATTTGCGTTTCAAGAAAGACCTGAATATCCCGTCTCTGTCGGAGATGGAATTACTTCGCGAGATTGCCGAACGGGCTGCGGACAACCGTAACGGCTTGATCTGTTTCGCGGGCGGCGGTGTTTACGACCATTTCATTCCTGCCGCGTTACCGACTATCGTGAATCGGCCCGAGTATATGACGGCATATACGCCGTATCAGGCGGAAGTGGCTCAGGGGACACTTCAGGTGATCTATGAATTCCAAAGCCACATTTGTCGTCTGACCGGTATGGAAGTGGCCAACGCCTCGATGTATGACGGAGCCACCGCTTCGGCCGAGGCGCTACTGATGGCCGCCCGTGTGACCCGGCGCGACAAGCTGGTGGTTTCGGAAACGGTCAGTCCGCTTTTCCGCGATGTGATCGCTACATATTTGTCCGGACGCGATATGGAGTTGGTGGTGGTGCCGATGCTCGACGGACACACCGATCTTGACGGACTTAAATCTCAGGTCGATGACAAGACCGCGGCGGTGTTAATTGCCCAACCGAATTTCTTCGGTCTGATCGAAGAGGCTGAGGCGGTTGCCGAGATTGCCCACAACATTGGTGCTAAGCTGGTGATGGCGGTCGATCCGATCTCGCAGGCGCTTCTCAAAACACCGGCCGAGTGCGGCGCCGATATCGTTGTCGGTGAAGGCCAGCCGTTGGGCATGCCGCTTTCCTACGGTGGTCCGCTGCTGGGATTCTTTGCCGCGCGCAAGGATCTGGTTCGCCAGGTGCCCGGACGAATCGCCTCGCGTACGAAGGATGTCGACGGACGCGATGGTTTCGTGCTGACGTTGCAGACACGGGAACAACATATCCGTCGCGAGAAAGCTACCTCGAACATTTGTACCAATCAGGCGCTTTGTGCAACCACCGCGGCGGTTTATCTGACGCTGATGGGACGGCAGGGCCTGAAGCAGGTAGCATTGCTTTCAGCGGAACGCGCCCAGGAAACGGCTCGTGCTATGTTTGCGCTCGGGAATTTCGAGCCGTATTTCGAAGGTCCGTTCGTTCGCGAATTCGCGGTTAAAACCCCGATTCCGGCTAAGCAGATCATTCAGGATATGGTCGAATCCGGTGTGTTGCCGGGTATCGATGCCGGCCGCTGGTACCGTTCGTTGCCGAACTGCTTGATCGTGGCTGCCACCGAGAAGCGTACCGCTCAGGATATCACTTGTCTGACCTCGGGACTCAAGGATGTTGTCAAACGACATGCTGTGTCCCGAAGGTAA